One genomic window of Polyangium aurulentum includes the following:
- a CDS encoding WD40 repeat domain-containing protein: MRNLILYLIAGGVALFLLVLVAMVAVVGGSRAAAPAAPASSASARVAEHAPAPPDPMSFSEGRVDLVPERRVGLEGMRSQPNEEWVERGSVWVTPSGRGFGRHIARSLHLLSDPAWILVHADSGLWLLEAQTLARRARLKTGTIAAIDVSTDGRRIAYAEYTPPLERVADAHKDEEPADLVVLEFPSLVEIHRARVMKPAQVRFSPDGRTVASAAKNGATVVPLDGRGAPWTTTRAPGHSVKAVAVVPLDGARVAYMADSGELILQDRATERVVHTYDMPSTNFIFFRMYHPWREGLLHYNAALDRVLSIRDSEALVVDAASTESPRLGKPINLAGSVDAMRPYAFMTLNELELRIGVESSGSRALVLAALGARGDASFVSSGTVIHFERGRVLRSPDFGDIEEGWLPSPGEHDVVFTTIRENARTVRRVSLSTPALDITPERVGTFVVHSHADPFLFENGDRFFPVVDWANHGGIVRLPRGGSVQPIEWLDVKPMDFGLEVIRSEGRVALVNWEAEVVEVTPESARVLGQIKRGDGVSWNVKKKCWEVAASRGKRFLCAPR; encoded by the coding sequence ATGCGCAATCTCATCCTGTACCTCATCGCAGGCGGCGTCGCTCTCTTCCTGCTCGTCTTGGTGGCCATGGTCGCAGTGGTAGGCGGGAGCCGCGCAGCCGCGCCAGCCGCGCCAGCCTCGTCAGCGTCCGCGCGGGTGGCGGAGCATGCCCCCGCCCCACCCGACCCGATGTCGTTTTCAGAGGGCCGGGTCGACCTCGTCCCAGAACGCCGGGTCGGCCTCGAGGGCATGCGGTCGCAGCCCAATGAAGAATGGGTCGAGCGAGGGTCCGTATGGGTCACGCCCTCGGGTCGTGGCTTTGGCCGCCATATCGCTCGCTCGCTCCACCTGCTCTCCGACCCCGCATGGATCCTCGTCCACGCCGACAGCGGCCTGTGGCTCCTGGAGGCCCAAACTCTCGCGCGGCGCGCGCGCCTGAAAACGGGCACCATCGCCGCGATTGACGTCTCGACCGACGGACGCCGAATCGCCTACGCGGAATACACCCCGCCCCTCGAGCGGGTCGCCGACGCCCACAAGGACGAGGAGCCGGCCGATCTCGTCGTCCTCGAGTTCCCGTCGCTCGTCGAGATTCATCGCGCTCGCGTGATGAAGCCGGCGCAGGTGCGCTTCTCGCCCGACGGACGGACGGTCGCCTCCGCCGCGAAGAACGGCGCGACGGTCGTTCCCCTCGACGGCCGCGGCGCACCTTGGACGACCACGAGAGCTCCGGGCCATTCGGTCAAGGCGGTCGCCGTCGTCCCGCTCGACGGGGCGCGCGTCGCGTACATGGCGGACTCCGGGGAGCTCATCCTCCAAGACCGCGCGACGGAGCGGGTCGTGCACACGTACGACATGCCGTCGACCAACTTCATCTTCTTCAGGATGTATCACCCCTGGCGCGAGGGCCTCCTCCATTACAATGCCGCGCTCGATCGCGTGCTCAGCATCCGCGACTCCGAAGCCCTCGTGGTGGACGCGGCGAGCACGGAGTCCCCTCGCCTCGGCAAGCCCATCAACCTCGCCGGGTCCGTCGATGCGATGCGCCCCTACGCGTTCATGACCCTGAATGAGCTCGAACTGCGCATCGGCGTGGAGAGCAGTGGTTCCAGAGCGCTTGTCCTCGCCGCGCTCGGCGCCCGCGGCGATGCCTCTTTCGTCTCGTCCGGCACGGTCATCCATTTCGAGCGCGGCCGCGTGCTACGTTCGCCCGACTTCGGCGATATCGAGGAAGGATGGCTGCCGAGCCCCGGCGAGCACGACGTCGTGTTCACGACCATCCGCGAGAATGCAAGAACCGTCCGGCGCGTCTCGCTGAGCACACCGGCGCTCGACATCACGCCGGAGCGCGTCGGGACGTTCGTCGTTCATTCCCACGCCGACCCATTCCTCTTCGAGAACGGCGATCGCTTCTTCCCGGTCGTGGACTGGGCGAACCATGGCGGTATCGTGCGCCTGCCGCGCGGAGGCAGCGTCCAGCCGATCGAATGGCTCGACGTCAAGCCCATGGACTTCGGCCTGGAGGTGATCCGGAGCGAGGGACGCGTCGCGCTCGTGAACTGGGAAGCTGAAGTCGTCGAGGTCACCCCGGAGAGCGCTCGCGTCCTCGGCCAGATCAAGCGCGGGGATGGCGTCTCGTGGAACGTGAAGAAGAAGTGCTGGGAGGTCGCGGCGTCCAGGGGGAAGCGCTTCCTGTGCGCGCCGCGCTGA
- a CDS encoding AAA family ATPase has protein sequence MLPASLPLTLRAPNPPALFVGREKEREQLRVAFARGPVTLVSGEHGVGKTATVLQVLRESFFEVPVVFASFGGLPDGVAPDRELVRIVAAAASVTQIAWASVLRVRESLPEVLLDMAERARLWLVLDGVTADPLLRDLMSVVSRYARVSRWIVTGEGFCESRFVPGQSLRLGPMPDDQLERLAHGSAARPLDLGRAVEASRGNPGALLRAVTSGAAPDASIVDPMLSAMRALADRNAATVLAWLDEHAEEALRDGYARNLYAVLSLRRHEPELGRWWMRCAAEVGDLAALPHGAAQHASLKDALVLLEAFFSGGDLDRSLRDAEALVARAEAEGAPRIAGEAKTIAVQCLVMKGELARALALVESIATEDDELACLRDGCASTVLASMHRSDEAHARLERVRAGAARLPFRAQNPILFRAADTLYQLGLLEEAHDVLSQLMSGDRARSLSFHHLGPILLLQLRIAIDRGALRDVAALEERLAPFAREGTLQHPFAGSSRVFARLWAGDFDGIGEEVSNSLQAAREGDLLEAQSAAAMAAIEVALARGTDLDVTLRDPLVLSLRNGAPANPLLEETLRRARLRLGEHVPSPPPAARSIEHEIVARLADAEAHVLRGAWHEATTASRAAVQHAARWGYASREAHARSTLTFLLLAQGRREEAAQQVGRLRESAERMGSARFIREAELLAYLSQPAASMLQLVAWTRDEAPAPIVARCARRLLGAPAGPDAVERTLFDALVGHLGRISHLAPGSLPSWGIADVDRSVVLDDGSRISFESKPLLWRLLEVLWDHGGEASKEELVREVWAQPDYHPLRDDNRLHVTIRKLRGLLMDGQPPARILTRDEGYALGGTPVRVR, from the coding sequence ATGCTCCCCGCGTCACTTCCGCTGACCTTGCGCGCGCCGAACCCGCCCGCGCTCTTCGTGGGTCGAGAGAAGGAACGCGAACAGCTCCGCGTCGCGTTCGCGAGGGGTCCCGTCACGCTCGTGAGCGGCGAGCACGGCGTCGGCAAGACCGCGACGGTCTTGCAGGTCTTGCGCGAGAGCTTCTTCGAGGTGCCGGTCGTCTTCGCGTCCTTCGGCGGGTTGCCGGACGGTGTCGCGCCGGATCGCGAGCTCGTGCGCATCGTCGCCGCCGCTGCGAGCGTCACCCAGATCGCGTGGGCCTCGGTGCTCCGTGTGCGCGAGAGCCTCCCCGAGGTGTTGCTCGACATGGCCGAGCGCGCGCGGCTCTGGCTCGTGCTCGACGGGGTCACCGCCGATCCGCTGCTTCGCGATCTCATGAGCGTCGTCTCCCGCTACGCGCGCGTGTCGCGGTGGATCGTGACCGGCGAGGGCTTCTGCGAGAGCCGCTTCGTCCCCGGACAGAGCCTGCGCCTCGGGCCGATGCCCGACGACCAGCTCGAGAGGTTGGCGCACGGGAGCGCTGCGAGGCCGCTCGATCTCGGCAGGGCCGTGGAGGCCTCCCGCGGCAACCCCGGCGCGCTCCTGCGCGCCGTCACGTCGGGCGCCGCGCCGGATGCCTCGATCGTCGACCCGATGCTCTCGGCGATGCGCGCCCTGGCCGATCGCAACGCCGCGACGGTGCTCGCGTGGCTCGACGAGCACGCAGAGGAAGCGCTGCGCGACGGCTATGCGCGCAACCTGTACGCGGTCCTGTCGCTCCGGCGCCACGAGCCGGAGCTAGGCCGGTGGTGGATGCGCTGCGCAGCGGAAGTGGGCGATCTGGCGGCGCTGCCGCACGGCGCCGCGCAGCACGCCTCGCTGAAGGACGCTCTCGTGCTCCTCGAGGCATTCTTCTCGGGAGGCGATCTCGACCGCTCGCTCCGCGACGCGGAGGCGCTCGTCGCCCGCGCCGAAGCCGAGGGCGCCCCTCGGATCGCCGGCGAAGCGAAGACGATCGCCGTCCAGTGCCTGGTGATGAAGGGTGAGCTCGCGCGCGCTCTCGCCCTGGTCGAGTCGATCGCGACGGAGGACGACGAGCTCGCCTGCTTGCGCGACGGTTGCGCCTCGACCGTCCTGGCGTCGATGCATCGTAGCGACGAGGCGCATGCACGCCTCGAGAGGGTCCGTGCCGGCGCAGCACGCCTTCCCTTCCGCGCGCAGAACCCGATCCTCTTCCGCGCCGCCGACACCCTCTACCAGCTCGGCCTGCTCGAGGAGGCGCACGACGTCCTGTCCCAGCTGATGTCCGGCGATCGCGCTCGCTCGCTGTCGTTCCACCACCTCGGGCCGATCCTCCTGCTGCAGCTCCGAATCGCGATCGACCGAGGCGCCCTGCGCGACGTGGCGGCCCTGGAAGAGCGGCTCGCTCCGTTCGCGCGGGAAGGGACGCTCCAGCACCCTTTCGCGGGATCCAGCCGGGTGTTCGCGCGCCTGTGGGCGGGCGACTTCGACGGGATCGGCGAGGAGGTGAGCAATTCGCTCCAGGCTGCGCGCGAGGGAGACCTGCTCGAGGCCCAATCGGCGGCGGCGATGGCTGCGATCGAGGTCGCGCTGGCGCGCGGCACGGACCTGGACGTCACCCTGCGCGATCCCCTCGTGCTGTCGTTGCGGAACGGGGCGCCCGCGAACCCGCTGCTCGAAGAGACCCTGCGGCGCGCGCGCCTCCGCCTCGGCGAGCACGTCCCCTCCCCGCCTCCCGCGGCGCGGAGCATCGAGCACGAGATCGTGGCGCGCCTCGCCGATGCCGAGGCGCACGTGCTGAGGGGCGCCTGGCACGAAGCGACCACGGCCAGTCGTGCGGCGGTCCAGCACGCCGCGCGCTGGGGCTACGCCTCACGCGAAGCGCACGCGCGCTCGACGCTGACCTTCCTCCTGCTCGCCCAGGGCCGCCGCGAGGAGGCCGCGCAACAGGTAGGAAGGCTCCGCGAGTCTGCAGAGCGCATGGGGAGCGCGCGTTTCATCCGCGAAGCCGAGCTGCTCGCGTACCTTTCGCAGCCCGCCGCCTCGATGCTGCAGCTCGTGGCTTGGACACGCGACGAAGCCCCCGCCCCGATCGTCGCGCGCTGCGCACGACGCCTGCTCGGGGCGCCCGCAGGTCCCGACGCCGTCGAGCGCACACTGTTCGACGCGCTCGTCGGCCACCTCGGCAGGATCTCGCACCTCGCGCCGGGATCCCTCCCGAGCTGGGGCATCGCCGACGTCGATCGATCGGTCGTCCTCGACGACGGATCGCGCATCTCGTTCGAGTCCAAGCCGCTGCTCTGGCGCCTCCTCGAGGTCCTCTGGGATCACGGCGGCGAGGCCAGCAAGGAGGAGCTCGTTCGTGAGGTCTGGGCGCAGCCCGACTATCACCCGCTGCGCGACGACAACCGGCTGCACGTCACCATCCGCAAGCTGCGGGGTCTGCTGATGGATGGCCAGCCCCCCGCTCGCATCCTCACGCGCGACGAGGGCTACGCCCTGGGAGGCACCCCCGTCCGCGTCCGCTAG
- a CDS encoding NAD(P)-dependent oxidoreductase, producing MKVVFCGTGWFPIVDAIRARLPEGVTLHVRDRDRPLAEQIEDADVVLPSNCLIDAGAIGAARRLVLIQQPAVGVEGIDLGAARARGVPVCNAPGTNGQSVAEAALLLMLAVARRLPRAQRAFAERDIGAPMGVELAGKTLGLIGVGRSGAALGRMAEAIGMRVISVRSSSSRGDLLEMVGRADVVSIHCPLTAETRGMVDEEVIGRMPRGAILVNCARGAIVDRGALEGALGRGHLGGVGLDVFWEEPWDPGEEIYRREDVVVLPHVAGSTGEAFGRVAEIVAGNVRRVIAGEALMNRIA from the coding sequence GTGAAGGTCGTCTTCTGTGGCACGGGCTGGTTCCCCATCGTCGACGCGATCCGGGCGAGGCTGCCGGAGGGGGTGACTCTCCATGTTCGAGATCGAGACCGGCCGCTCGCTGAGCAGATCGAGGACGCGGATGTGGTTTTACCGTCGAACTGTTTGATCGACGCGGGGGCGATCGGCGCGGCGCGGCGGCTGGTGCTGATCCAGCAACCCGCGGTGGGGGTGGAGGGGATCGATCTGGGGGCGGCGAGGGCCCGGGGGGTGCCGGTGTGCAACGCGCCGGGGACGAACGGGCAATCGGTGGCGGAGGCGGCGCTGCTGTTGATGCTGGCGGTGGCGAGGCGGTTGCCGCGGGCGCAGAGGGCGTTTGCGGAGAGGGATATCGGGGCGCCGATGGGGGTGGAGCTGGCAGGGAAGACGCTGGGGCTGATCGGAGTGGGGCGGTCGGGGGCGGCGCTCGGGAGGATGGCGGAGGCGATTGGGATGCGGGTGATCTCGGTGAGGTCGAGTAGCTCGCGGGGGGATTTGCTGGAGATGGTGGGGCGAGCGGATGTGGTGAGCATTCATTGTCCGCTGACGGCGGAGACGCGGGGGATGGTGGATGAGGAGGTGATTGGGCGGATGCCGAGGGGCGCGATTTTGGTGAATTGTGCGCGGGGGGCGATTGTGGATCGAGGGGCGCTGGAGGGGGCGCTCGGGCGGGGGCATTTGGGGGGCGTGGGGCTGGATGTTTTCTGGGAGGAGCCCTGGGATCCGGGGGAGGAGATTTACAGACGGGAGGATGTGGTGGTGCTGCCGCATGTGGCAGGGTCGACGGGGGAGGCGTTTGGGAGGGTTGCGGAGATTGTGGCGGGGAATGTGAGGCGGGTGATTGCGGGGGAGGCGTTGATGAATCGCATTGCTTGA
- a CDS encoding serine/threonine-protein kinase gives MDLAPGSIIAGRYRVDQRVGAGGMGEVWAGEHLAIGMKVAIKTLLAAAAYDREVVARFRREANLLGRIRSDHVARVVDFVEDPAVGLVLVMEFIEGNPLSKVLQQRRLSVEEAIEIGTDVLSALVDLHRAHVIHRDMKPGNIIMMPKADGRYRAIIVDFGMGRIASNAGEDLEQTNLTRADMALGTLEYMAPEQILNSRDVTAASDLYAVGALLYRAVAGRHIYGDALDAELARAKLMQDAQPLQTGRNDRIAQGFVQVVMKGVKRRPQERYQRADEMLAAMKELRDAVHIAALEKTNARHLVAPPSIPPSQQAQAIAQQQAQVPAPRVSYPSMSQQGYPVMQQHPGYPAMQTGNYPAHSQSYPGMAPGGMPGGERQSRPSAPTTLSSSGAAPISVPVPQQRRGFPVAAVLIVLLLALAGGGIGGAFFMQKRLGGSSASQPTAPTAAPAAPPAPPPTTAPAAVATASSAPLNVEDLDPEVEPTAAPPAGASARPGTTPSVAGPMPRPSAAAAGAPSANKAPSVDKIKF, from the coding sequence ATGGATCTGGCCCCGGGCTCAATCATCGCGGGACGCTATCGGGTCGACCAGCGGGTCGGCGCCGGCGGCATGGGTGAGGTCTGGGCCGGCGAGCACCTCGCGATAGGCATGAAGGTCGCGATCAAGACGCTGCTCGCCGCGGCGGCGTACGATCGCGAGGTCGTCGCGCGCTTTCGTCGCGAGGCGAACTTGCTCGGCAGGATCCGCAGCGATCACGTCGCGCGCGTCGTCGACTTCGTCGAGGATCCGGCGGTCGGCCTCGTGCTCGTGATGGAGTTCATCGAGGGCAACCCGCTCTCGAAGGTCTTGCAGCAGCGGCGGTTGTCGGTCGAGGAGGCTATCGAGATCGGCACCGATGTGCTCTCGGCGCTCGTCGATCTGCACCGCGCGCACGTCATCCATCGCGACATGAAGCCCGGCAACATCATCATGATGCCGAAGGCCGATGGTCGTTACCGCGCCATCATCGTCGACTTCGGCATGGGGCGCATCGCTTCGAATGCGGGGGAGGATCTCGAGCAGACCAACCTCACGCGCGCGGACATGGCGCTCGGCACGCTCGAGTACATGGCGCCCGAGCAGATCCTGAACTCGCGCGACGTGACGGCGGCCTCGGATCTGTACGCCGTGGGCGCGCTGCTCTACCGCGCCGTGGCCGGGCGGCACATCTACGGCGATGCCCTGGATGCCGAGCTTGCGCGGGCCAAGCTCATGCAGGACGCGCAGCCCTTGCAGACGGGCCGCAACGACCGGATCGCGCAGGGGTTCGTGCAGGTCGTGATGAAGGGCGTCAAGCGCAGGCCGCAGGAGCGCTATCAGCGCGCCGACGAGATGCTGGCCGCGATGAAGGAGCTGCGCGACGCGGTGCACATCGCGGCCCTCGAGAAGACCAACGCGCGCCACCTGGTCGCGCCGCCGAGCATTCCGCCGTCGCAGCAGGCGCAGGCGATCGCGCAGCAGCAAGCGCAGGTGCCGGCCCCGCGCGTGTCGTATCCGTCGATGTCGCAGCAGGGCTATCCCGTCATGCAGCAGCACCCCGGATATCCCGCCATGCAGACGGGGAACTATCCGGCGCATTCGCAGAGCTACCCGGGCATGGCGCCGGGGGGGATGCCGGGCGGCGAGCGCCAGTCGCGCCCCTCGGCGCCGACCACGCTGAGCTCGAGCGGAGCAGCGCCGATCTCGGTGCCCGTGCCCCAGCAGCGACGCGGGTTTCCGGTCGCGGCGGTGCTCATCGTGCTGCTGCTCGCGCTGGCCGGTGGAGGGATCGGCGGCGCGTTCTTCATGCAGAAGAGGCTGGGTGGTAGCTCCGCTTCTCAGCCGACGGCGCCCACCGCAGCGCCCGCAGCGCCGCCTGCGCCCCCGCCGACCACGGCGCCTGCGGCCGTTGCAACGGCGTCGAGCGCGCCGCTGAACGTCGAGGATCTCGATCCCGAGGTCGAGCCCACGGCCGCGCCCCCCGCGGGGGCGAGCGCGCGCCCTGGTACGACGCCGAGCGTCGCCGGTCCGATGCCGCGCCCGAGCGCTGCCGCCGCGGGCGCCCCGTCTGCGAACAAGGCGCCCTCGGTCGACAAGATCAAGTTCTGA
- a CDS encoding pentapeptide repeat-containing protein — MAEITRKELVLGLISAGDNPRLSGLDLSGLDLSGLALHRANLARANLSGCNLVMTNLFGANLKGANLTGANLARADLEGAYLAGANLSGASLIDAILTDANLTDAVLDGANLTRAVLDGVKGYRAPA; from the coding sequence ATGGCCGAAATCACGCGCAAGGAGCTGGTGCTCGGGCTCATCTCCGCCGGCGACAACCCGCGGCTGTCGGGGCTCGATCTGTCGGGCCTCGACCTGTCGGGCCTCGCCCTGCACCGCGCCAACCTGGCGCGCGCGAACCTGAGCGGCTGCAACCTCGTGATGACCAACCTCTTCGGCGCGAACCTCAAGGGCGCGAACCTCACGGGCGCGAACCTCGCCCGCGCCGACCTCGAGGGCGCCTACCTCGCCGGCGCCAACCTCTCCGGCGCGAGCCTCATCGACGCCATCCTCACCGACGCGAACCTGACCGACGCCGTCCTCGACGGCGCCAACCTGACGCGCGCGGTGCTCGACGGCGTGAAGGGCTACCGCGCCCCGGCCTGA
- a CDS encoding alpha/beta fold hydrolase → MQIGSGHVFVNGIRLYVHRFEPVSGRKSDLTVVLLHGFLDSGATWDLVAEPLARAGHDVIAPDLRGFGESDPVTGGGYYHFPDYVNDLAVLIDIIAPRRLALVGHSMGGTVAALYAGTMPQRVDRLALLEGLGPPASEPSVAVDRMRTWLDDMRALDRTPRPVSSFEEALERLARRHPQVPRDVLSSRARLLTRTDSGRLSWAYDPMHRTTSPTPFNLEAFKCFLRRVAAPTLYVSGGLTGLRLADEAERLACVRSAVHVDLADAGHMMHWTAPAALAERLIGFFGGAAGAPAV, encoded by the coding sequence GTGCAAATCGGCTCGGGGCACGTCTTCGTCAACGGCATCCGGCTGTACGTCCATCGGTTCGAGCCGGTGAGCGGCAGGAAGAGCGATCTCACGGTCGTCCTCCTCCACGGCTTCCTCGACTCCGGCGCGACGTGGGATCTCGTGGCCGAGCCGCTCGCGCGCGCGGGGCACGACGTCATCGCCCCCGACCTGCGCGGCTTCGGCGAGAGCGATCCCGTCACCGGCGGCGGCTATTACCACTTCCCCGACTACGTGAACGACCTCGCGGTGCTCATCGACATCATCGCGCCGCGCAGGCTCGCGCTCGTCGGGCACTCGATGGGCGGCACGGTCGCCGCGCTCTACGCGGGCACGATGCCCCAGCGGGTCGACAGGCTCGCGCTTCTCGAGGGCCTCGGCCCGCCCGCGTCCGAGCCGAGCGTGGCCGTCGATCGCATGCGCACCTGGCTCGACGACATGCGCGCGCTCGACCGCACGCCGCGGCCGGTCTCGTCGTTCGAGGAGGCGCTCGAGCGGCTCGCGCGCAGGCACCCGCAAGTGCCCCGCGACGTGCTGTCGAGCCGCGCGCGCCTGCTCACGCGCACCGACTCGGGCAGGCTGTCGTGGGCCTACGATCCGATGCACCGCACGACCTCGCCGACGCCCTTCAACCTCGAGGCGTTCAAGTGCTTCCTCCGGCGCGTCGCCGCCCCCACGCTCTACGTGAGCGGAGGGCTCACGGGGCTGCGCCTCGCCGACGAAGCCGAGCGGCTCGCGTGCGTGCGCAGCGCGGTGCACGTGGACCTGGCGGACGCGGGGCACATGATGCACTGGACGGCGCCGGCCGCGCTCGCCGAGCGGTTGATCGGCTTCTTCGGCGGCGCCGCGGGCGCGCCCGCGGTCTAG
- a CDS encoding peroxiredoxin, producing MLRRTLLTIPFVLVPLALGCGATTRPDGGSGPLPVGSATPDLTAVDQHGKTHRLSEERGHPTVVFFYPKDGTPGCTTEACAFRDAWERFQKAEVQVLGVSADDQKSHEEFSKEEKLPFPILADPDHVWAKAFGVPIRLGMTSRVSFLLDSEGKVAKVYPDVDPGVHAGEVLADAARLK from the coding sequence ATGCTCCGCCGCACCCTGCTCACGATCCCGTTCGTCCTCGTACCACTCGCGCTCGGCTGCGGCGCCACGACGCGCCCCGACGGCGGCTCGGGCCCCCTGCCCGTCGGCTCCGCCACGCCCGATCTCACGGCCGTCGATCAGCACGGCAAGACGCACCGCCTGTCCGAGGAGCGCGGCCACCCGACGGTCGTGTTTTTCTATCCAAAGGACGGCACCCCCGGCTGCACCACCGAGGCCTGCGCCTTCCGCGACGCGTGGGAGCGCTTCCAGAAAGCCGAGGTCCAGGTCCTCGGCGTCTCGGCCGACGATCAGAAATCCCACGAGGAGTTCTCCAAAGAGGAGAAGCTCCCCTTCCCCATCCTCGCCGACCCGGATCACGTCTGGGCCAAAGCCTTCGGCGTCCCCATCCGCCTCGGCATGACCTCGCGCGTGAGCTTCCTCCTCGATTCGGAGGGCAAGGTCGCCAAGGTCTACCCCGACGTGGATCCAGGCGTGCACGCGGGCGAAGTCCTCGCCGACGCAGCCCGGCTCAAGTGA
- the deoC gene encoding deoxyribose-phosphate aldolase, whose product MALGSNGNGAPAALGAISTRPDFTAPTVDKVMVEERAAALGKRSIKKEAKVAGLRLSIAMMDLTTLEGKDSPGKVRQMCQKARHPDASPDIPPVAAVCVYPTLVSVAKKALEGSTVKVASVATAFPAGLSALPVKLDDVRRAVEWGADEIDMVIDRGAMLAGEHDRVYDEIVAVKEACGQAHLKVILETGELGTYDRVRKASQIAMLAGADFIKTSTGKIQPAATPAVTLVMLEAIRDFYYATGRRIGMKPAGGIRTAKQALHYLVIVKETLGDAWLTPDLFRFGASTLLNDVLMQLEKERTGAYQSGDYFSKD is encoded by the coding sequence ATGGCTCTAGGTAGCAATGGAAACGGCGCGCCGGCCGCGCTCGGGGCGATCTCGACGCGCCCCGATTTCACGGCGCCCACCGTCGACAAGGTGATGGTCGAGGAGCGCGCGGCCGCGCTCGGCAAGCGGAGCATCAAGAAGGAGGCGAAGGTCGCGGGGCTGCGCCTCTCCATCGCGATGATGGATCTGACGACGCTCGAGGGGAAAGACTCGCCGGGCAAGGTCAGGCAGATGTGCCAGAAGGCGCGCCACCCCGACGCCTCGCCCGACATCCCGCCCGTCGCCGCGGTCTGCGTCTATCCGACGCTCGTGAGCGTGGCGAAGAAGGCGCTCGAGGGCTCGACGGTGAAGGTCGCGAGCGTGGCCACGGCGTTCCCGGCGGGGCTCTCGGCGCTGCCCGTGAAGCTCGACGACGTGCGGCGCGCGGTCGAGTGGGGCGCGGACGAGATCGACATGGTGATCGATCGCGGTGCGATGCTCGCGGGCGAGCACGACCGGGTCTACGACGAGATCGTCGCCGTGAAGGAGGCGTGCGGGCAGGCGCACCTCAAGGTCATCCTCGAGACGGGGGAGCTTGGGACCTACGATCGGGTGCGCAAGGCGAGCCAGATCGCGATGCTCGCGGGCGCCGATTTCATCAAGACGTCGACGGGCAAGATCCAGCCGGCGGCGACGCCCGCGGTGACGCTGGTGATGCTCGAGGCCATCCGCGACTTTTATTACGCGACGGGCCGCCGCATCGGCATGAAGCCGGCGGGCGGGATCCGGACGGCGAAGCAAGCGCTGCACTATCTCGTGATCGTGAAGGAGACGCTCGGCGACGCCTGGCTCACGCCGGACCTGTTCCGGTTCGGCGCCTCCACGCTCCTCAACGACGTGCTCATGCAGCTCGAGAAGGAGCGCACGGGCGCTTATCAATCGGGCGACTACTTCAGCAAGGACTAG